One genomic window of Inquilinus sp. KBS0705 includes the following:
- a CDS encoding acyl-CoA dehydrogenase, which translates to MQFELTEEHLMIRQAARDFAQTELKPGVIERDEHQKFPAEQIKKLGELGFLGMMVSPQYGGSGMDAISYSLVMEELSKVDASTSVVVSVNNSLVCYGLEKYGNEEQKQKYLVPLATGQQIGAFCLSEPEAGSDATSQRTTAIDMGDHYLLNGTKNWITNGSTASTYIVIAQTDASQKHRGINALIVEKGLDGFTIGPKENKLGIRGSDTHSLMFSDVKVPKANRIGDDGFGFKFAMAVLEGGRIGIASQALGIAAGAYELSVQYAKERKAFGKTIADLQAIQFKLADMATEIEAARLLCHRAAWLKDNGRPYAQAASMAKLFASETAMRTTVEAVQIHGGYGFVKEYHVERLMRDAKITQIYEGTSEIQRIVISREVLK; encoded by the coding sequence ATGCAGTTTGAATTAACCGAAGAACACCTGATGATACGCCAGGCGGCACGAGATTTTGCCCAAACAGAATTAAAGCCCGGTGTAATAGAACGAGACGAACACCAAAAATTCCCGGCCGAGCAGATAAAGAAGCTGGGCGAACTTGGCTTTTTAGGCATGATGGTATCGCCACAATATGGCGGCAGCGGTATGGATGCCATATCGTACAGCCTGGTAATGGAAGAATTATCGAAGGTTGACGCCTCCACATCTGTAGTGGTATCGGTAAATAATTCGCTGGTATGCTATGGGCTGGAGAAATATGGCAACGAAGAGCAAAAACAAAAGTATCTGGTGCCGCTGGCTACCGGCCAACAGATAGGCGCCTTTTGCCTGAGCGAACCAGAGGCAGGGTCTGATGCTACATCGCAACGTACCACGGCCATTGATATGGGCGACCATTATTTGCTTAACGGTACAAAAAACTGGATAACCAACGGTAGTACAGCATCTACCTATATAGTAATAGCACAAACGGATGCTTCGCAAAAGCACAGGGGTATTAATGCCTTAATTGTAGAAAAGGGCTTGGATGGCTTTACCATAGGGCCCAAAGAAAACAAGTTAGGCATACGCGGATCTGACACCCACTCGCTGATGTTTAGCGATGTAAAGGTGCCCAAAGCTAACCGTATTGGCGATGATGGTTTTGGGTTTAAGTTTGCCATGGCTGTTTTAGAGGGCGGCCGTATTGGTATAGCATCGCAGGCCTTGGGTATAGCAGCCGGCGCTTATGAATTATCTGTACAATATGCCAAAGAGCGTAAGGCCTTTGGTAAAACCATTGCCGATTTGCAGGCCATACAATTTAAACTGGCCGATATGGCTACCGAAATTGAGGCGGCGCGCTTATTGTGCCATCGCGCAGCCTGGTTAAAAGATAACGGACGCCCTTATGCGCAGGCAGCATCAATGGCTAAACTGTTTGCATCAGAAACCGCTATGCGCACTACGGTAGAGGCGGTGCAGATACACGGCGGCTACGGCTTTGTGAAAGAATACCATGTAGAGCGATTAATGCGCGATGCCAAAATAACCCAGATATACGAGGGCACATCCGAAATTCAGCGGATTGTCATATCCCGCGAAGTGTTGAAATAG
- a CDS encoding TlpA family protein disulfide reductase, translated as MKKTLLVALALGAFVNISLAQTKLATGSWRGALTTKTGNQIPFNFEVNNAGNKQELAIINSSEHFKVPDVTTKGDSVFIRMPLFDSEFKLKLAGNTLTGNWVKHLANNDVLTPFTATAGTAYRFLEKPEAPAQNVSGRWSAIIGDGDGRDTTVGEFVQTGNKVTGTFLTTTGDYRFLEGTVSGDDLYLSCFDGGHAFLFTAKVKDDNTITDGKFFSGYSGGTVWAAVKDENAKLPDAYSLSALKPGYKKIDFSFKDINGKTVSLNDARYKNKVVIVQILGSWCPNCMDETAYMVNYYKKYKAKGVEVIGLAYERTTDFARSQKALSQIKNRFNVPYPLLITGYTSDRVETAKSLPMLTKVVGFPTTIIIDKSGDVRKIHTGFSGPGTGEHYTEFVNEFEKLTDDLLAEK; from the coding sequence ATAAAGAAAACACTGTTAGTGGCGCTGGCTTTAGGCGCGTTTGTAAATATCAGTTTAGCACAAACCAAACTGGCCACCGGCAGTTGGCGCGGCGCGCTAACAACAAAAACGGGTAACCAAATACCTTTCAACTTTGAAGTAAACAACGCCGGTAACAAGCAGGAACTGGCTATAATAAACAGTAGCGAGCATTTTAAAGTACCCGATGTAACCACCAAAGGCGATTCGGTATTTATACGTATGCCTTTGTTCGATTCGGAATTTAAATTAAAGCTGGCGGGTAATACCTTAACCGGCAACTGGGTAAAGCACCTGGCCAATAATGATGTGCTTACACCCTTTACAGCTACTGCAGGCACGGCCTATCGCTTTTTAGAAAAACCCGAAGCACCCGCACAAAATGTATCGGGCCGTTGGTCGGCCATTATTGGCGATGGCGATGGGCGTGATACTACTGTTGGCGAATTTGTGCAAACCGGCAACAAAGTAACCGGCACTTTTTTAACTACTACCGGCGATTATCGCTTTTTAGAAGGTACTGTAAGCGGCGATGACCTGTACCTGTCGTGCTTTGATGGCGGGCATGCCTTTTTATTTACTGCCAAAGTAAAAGATGATAATACGATAACTGATGGTAAATTCTTTTCGGGCTATAGCGGCGGCACGGTATGGGCAGCTGTTAAAGATGAGAATGCCAAACTACCCGATGCATACAGCCTTAGCGCACTTAAACCCGGCTACAAAAAAATAGACTTTAGTTTTAAAGATATAAATGGCAAAACCGTATCGCTTAACGATGCGAGGTATAAAAACAAGGTAGTGATAGTGCAGATATTGGGATCGTGGTGTCCTAACTGTATGGACGAGACCGCTTACATGGTTAACTACTACAAAAAATATAAGGCTAAAGGCGTTGAGGTAATTGGCCTGGCCTACGAGCGCACAACCGATTTTGCCCGCTCGCAAAAAGCACTGTCGCAAATAAAAAATCGCTTTAACGTGCCTTACCCGCTTTTAATTACCGGCTATACCAGCGATAGGGTTGAAACGGCTAAAAGCTTACCTATGTTAACCAAGGTAGTGGGTTTCCCTACAACTATTATTATTGATAAAAGCGGCGATGTGCGTAAAATACATACAGGCTTTAGCGGCCCCGGCACCGGCGAACATTATACCGAGTTTGTAAACGAATTTGAAAAGCTGACAGATGATCTGTTGGCAGAGAAATAA
- a CDS encoding 1,4-dihydroxy-6-naphthoate synthase: protein MKLTIGFSPCPNDTFIFDALIHHKIDTEGLEFEVFYDDVETLNQKAFRGELDITKLSYHAFAYAADKYILLDAGSALGFGVGPLLISNTEISIQDLEKNQIVNLKSEIVNPLIAIPGKYTTANFLLSLAFPGATNKQEVVFSDIENAVLDGRADIGLIIHENRFTYQDKGLKKIIDLGDYWEKRTGCAIPLGGIVANRNLPQDIQHKINRVIKRSVEFAFANPKSGLDYIRSHAQEMSEEVMYKHIELYVNQYSLDLGEEGKKAVKLLFDTALEKGIIPQISEHLFLNQ, encoded by the coding sequence ATGAAACTAACCATAGGTTTTTCGCCCTGCCCAAACGATACTTTTATTTTTGATGCGCTTATACATCATAAGATAGATACCGAGGGACTGGAATTTGAAGTCTTTTATGATGATGTAGAAACGCTGAATCAAAAAGCCTTTCGCGGCGAATTAGATATTACCAAGTTAAGTTACCATGCCTTTGCCTATGCAGCCGATAAATATATTTTACTGGATGCAGGTAGTGCCTTAGGCTTTGGCGTGGGACCACTTTTAATTTCGAACACCGAAATTTCGATTCAGGATTTGGAAAAAAATCAAATCGTAAATCTGAAATCTGAAATCGTCAATCCACTGATCGCTATCCCCGGCAAATACACCACTGCTAATTTTTTGCTAAGCCTGGCTTTCCCCGGAGCTACCAATAAGCAAGAGGTTGTTTTTTCGGACATAGAAAATGCTGTTTTAGATGGCCGTGCCGATATTGGCCTTATCATTCACGAAAACCGCTTTACCTACCAGGACAAAGGCCTCAAAAAAATTATCGACCTGGGCGACTACTGGGAAAAACGTACAGGTTGTGCTATACCCTTAGGCGGTATAGTGGCTAACCGCAATTTGCCGCAAGATATTCAGCATAAAATAAACAGGGTAATAAAACGATCGGTAGAGTTTGCCTTTGCCAACCCAAAATCGGGCCTGGACTACATCCGCAGCCATGCGCAGGAGATGAGCGAGGAGGTGATGTACAAACACATCGAACTATATGTTAACCAATACTCGCTTGATTTGGGCGAAGAAGGTAAAAAAGCCGTTAAACTGCTTTTTGATACCGCGCTTGAAAAAGGCATTATCCCGCAGATAAGCGAGCATTTATTTTTGAATCAATAA
- the mqnB gene encoding futalosine hydrolase — MRVLFVTATAFEVESLKSKIESIGTTASFELSTSNFKLLTTGVGMVATAYALGRELAANQYDLAINLGIAGSFDRCIPLGDIVEITEDTLSELGAEDDENFLPITQMGFGESTFKATQSIANLSNNFKLTQATAITVNTVHGNQVSIQKLQARHNSQIESMEGAAFFHACNTAMVPCIQIRAVSNYVEKRNRDNWQIGLAVKNLNTFALELLERLKVAKL, encoded by the coding sequence ATGCGCGTATTGTTTGTAACGGCTACTGCTTTCGAGGTCGAAAGTTTAAAGTCTAAAATAGAAAGTATAGGCACCACGGCAAGCTTTGAACTTTCTACTTCAAACTTTAAACTTTTAACAACAGGCGTAGGTATGGTAGCAACCGCTTATGCTTTGGGGCGCGAACTGGCAGCAAACCAATACGATTTAGCCATTAACCTGGGCATTGCCGGCAGCTTTGACCGCTGCATACCCTTAGGCGATATTGTTGAAATAACCGAAGACACCCTTAGCGAATTAGGCGCCGAAGATGATGAAAACTTTTTGCCCATTACACAAATGGGCTTTGGCGAAAGTACATTTAAGGCAACCCAAAGCATTGCCAACCTTTCTAACAATTTTAAACTTACACAAGCCACAGCCATAACGGTAAATACTGTACATGGTAACCAGGTATCCATCCAAAAGCTGCAAGCACGGCATAACTCGCAAATTGAAAGCATGGAAGGCGCGGCTTTTTTTCATGCCTGTAACACTGCAATGGTACCTTGCATACAGATCAGGGCAGTGTCAAATTACGTTGAAAAGCGTAACCGCGATAACTGGCAGATAGGGCTTGCCGTTAAAAATCTGAATACATTTGCGCTGGAGTTGTTGGAACGTTTAAAAGTTGCAAAGTTGTAA
- a CDS encoding 6-carboxytetrahydropterin synthase: MIHITRKEHFNAAHRMYREEWSAEKNEEVFGKCANPNWHGHNYNLFVTVKGEVTHATGYLIDLKELKVIINDYVIEKLDHKNINKDVDFMAGKMASTELLCIEIFNQLKGPIEAYPGVFLHSVKLYETENNFAEYFGG; this comes from the coding sequence ATGATACATATAACGCGCAAAGAACATTTTAACGCCGCACACCGCATGTACCGCGAAGAATGGAGCGCAGAAAAAAACGAGGAAGTGTTTGGCAAATGCGCCAACCCCAACTGGCATGGACACAATTACAATTTATTTGTAACAGTAAAAGGCGAAGTAACTCATGCCACCGGCTATTTAATTGACCTTAAAGAGCTAAAGGTGATCATAAACGATTACGTGATAGAGAAGTTGGATCATAAAAATATAAACAAGGACGTTGATTTTATGGCCGGCAAAATGGCATCGACGGAATTGTTGTGTATAGAGATATTTAACCAGCTAAAGGGGCCCATTGAAGCTTATCCGGGTGTGTTTTTACATTCGGTGAAACTATACGAAACCGAAAACAACTTTGCCGAGTACTTTGGCGGATAA
- the folE gene encoding GTP cyclohydrolase I FolE → MNKDNNIPDRDSGINGYQKIDRYNPELIKNLSGLYHEVLKDIGENPERDGLLKTPERMAKAMLYLTHGYDLSAKDILNSAMFKEEYSQMVIVKDIEVYSMCEHHMLPFFGKAHVAYIPNGYVVGLSKIPRVVDVFSRRLQVQERLTNEIRDCIQETLNPIGVGVVIECRHLCMSMRGVQKQNSVTTTSAFTGEFLKEKTRTEFLNLISSKLS, encoded by the coding sequence ATGAATAAAGATAACAATATTCCCGACAGGGACTCGGGCATTAACGGCTACCAGAAGATTGACCGCTACAACCCCGAACTGATAAAAAACCTATCGGGCCTTTACCACGAGGTGCTGAAAGATATCGGCGAAAACCCTGAACGTGACGGCTTATTAAAAACGCCCGAGCGTATGGCCAAGGCAATGCTATACCTTACCCATGGGTATGACCTTAGCGCCAAGGATATCCTTAATTCGGCTATGTTTAAAGAAGAGTATAGCCAAATGGTAATAGTAAAAGATATTGAAGTATACTCGATGTGCGAGCACCACATGCTGCCGTTTTTTGGAAAGGCGCATGTTGCCTATATACCCAACGGTTACGTTGTTGGGCTAAGCAAAATACCGCGTGTGGTTGATGTTTTTTCGCGTCGCTTGCAGGTACAGGAACGTTTAACCAACGAGATACGCGATTGTATACAGGAAACGCTTAACCCCATTGGCGTTGGCGTAGTTATTGAGTGCAGGCACCTGTGTATGAGCATGCGTGGTGTACAAAAGCAAAATTCGGTAACCACCACATCGGCATTTACCGGTGAGTTTTTAAAAGAAAAAACCCGTACCGAGTTTTTAAACCTGATATCATCTAAATTAAGTTAG
- the fabD gene encoding ACP S-malonyltransferase, whose translation MKAYIFPGQGAQFTGMGKDLYEQSEQARQLFEQANQILGFRITDVMFDGTEEDLKQTNVTQPAIFLHSVILAKVLGDDFAPDMVAGHSLGEFSALVSAGALSFEDGLRLVAARANAMQKACDLQPGTMAAILALDDFTVEDICRQVSDVVVPANYNCPGQLVISGSVAGIDAACEKMLAAGAKRALKLNVGGAFHSPLMEAARVELEEAIVQTTFNTPVCPVYQNIDAKPYTDIAHIKHNLIAQLTGPVKWTQTVMHMLDDGATLFTEVGPGKVLQGLVKKVNKEAETTSAVIV comes from the coding sequence ATGAAAGCATACATTTTCCCCGGGCAAGGCGCCCAGTTTACGGGTATGGGTAAAGACCTTTATGAACAAAGCGAACAGGCCCGCCAATTATTTGAACAGGCAAACCAAATATTGGGTTTCCGCATTACTGATGTAATGTTTGACGGTACCGAAGAGGACCTTAAACAAACCAATGTAACACAGCCGGCCATATTTTTACATTCGGTGATATTGGCTAAGGTATTGGGCGACGATTTTGCCCCTGATATGGTAGCCGGCCATTCCTTAGGCGAGTTTTCGGCATTGGTATCGGCCGGTGCATTATCTTTTGAGGATGGATTGCGTTTAGTGGCCGCACGTGCCAATGCTATGCAAAAGGCCTGCGACCTGCAGCCCGGCACCATGGCTGCCATTTTGGCCCTCGACGATTTTACTGTAGAGGATATTTGCCGCCAGGTAAGCGATGTGGTGGTACCTGCAAACTATAACTGCCCCGGCCAATTGGTTATATCAGGCTCGGTAGCGGGTATTGATGCCGCTTGCGAAAAAATGCTGGCTGCCGGTGCCAAACGTGCGCTTAAATTAAATGTTGGCGGTGCATTCCACTCGCCATTGATGGAGGCCGCCCGCGTTGAATTAGAGGAGGCTATAGTGCAAACCACCTTTAACACACCCGTTTGCCCGGTTTATCAAAATATAGATGCTAAACCATATACCGATATAGCGCATATCAAGCATAATTTAATTGCACAGCTTACAGGCCCGGTTAAATGGACACAAACCGTTATGCACATGCTTGACGATGGTGCCACTTTATTTACCGAAGTTGGGCCAGGTAAAGTATTGCAGGGGCTGGTTAAAAAAGTTAATAAAGAAGCAGAAACAACAAGTGCTGTAATAGTATAG